gtaaattgcgtaccttgatctgaaataatagacacgggcacaccgtgtaggcggacaatctcacgaatataaattttcgctaacctctctgaagaataggtaattgccactggaataaaatgtgctaaCTTAGTCATCctgtctacaatgacccaaactgcgtcaaattttctctgagtccgtgggagtccaacaacaaaatccctagtgatacgctcccatttccactcaggaatttctaacttctgaagcaaaccaccaggtctctgatggtCGTACTTAaattgctgacaattcagacaccgagctacatatgaaactatatcctttttattctcctccaccaataatgttgccgcaaatcttgatacattttggcggtacctggatgaatagaatacctggaactgtgtgcctcttcaagaattaattcacgaagcccgtcaatattaggcacacaaaatcAACCCTGCATTTGTAGAACTCCATCTTCCTCCACATCAACCTGTTTAGCATCACTGTGccacactgtgtccttaaggacaagtaaatgaggatcatcatattgcctctCTCTGATacactcatataaagaagaccgagcgactgtgcaagccagaacccgactgggttctgaaacatctaacctcacgaactgattagccaaagtctgaacatctaaaGCTAACGgactctcaccaaccggaatatacgcaagactgcccatactcacaacctttctactcaaagcatcggccaccacattggcctttccggggtgatacaaaatagtgatatcatagtctttcaacaactccaaccatattctctgcctcaaattaagatccttttgtttgaacagatactgaaggctacgatgatcagtaaatacctcacacgagacaccgtagaggtaatgcctccaaatcttcagcgcatgaacaatggctgccaattctaagtcatgaacatgataattcttctcgtgaactttcaactgccgcaacgcatatgcaatcacctttCCATCTTGcgttaatactgcaccaagcccaatattagatgcatcacaatacacagtatacgatcctgaacctgtgggttgtaccaacactggcgccgtagtcaaagcggtcttgagcttctaaaaactcaactcacactcgtctgaccatctgaatgggacacctttctagATTAGTCTGGTCAATGaacttgctatagatgaaaacccttctacgaaccgatgataataacgtgccaaacccagaaaactccaaatctctgtaactgaagtaggtctaggccaattctgaacaacctcaatcttcttaggatacacctttatgccttctgccgacaactgagtctaaccaaaactcacattttgaaaatttggcatataactgattattcttcaaagtatgaaTCACACTCCGAAGatattgctcatgctcctctcgactgatggagtaaatcaagatatcatcaatgaatacaaccacaaaagaatccaaatagggcttgaacacccgattcatcaaatccataaatgctactggggcatttgtcaacccaaatgacatcactaggaattcgtaatgcctatatcgagtccgaaaagctgttttagggacatcagatgccctaatcttcaactgatggtaaccagacctcaaattgatcttttaaaataccttgtcaccctcgagttgatcaaataagtcatcaattctttgcaacaaatatttgtttttgatagttgcattattcaactgccgattagctatacacattcgcattgaaccatatttcttctttacaaataatactggtgcaccccagggcgagacactgggtctaatgaattcctgatcaagcaagtcctgtaactgctcttttaattATTTCAACCCTGGCGGGGCTATACGGTATAGTGaaatagaaatgagctgagtgcccggagccaaatcaatacagaagtcaatatctttgtcgggtggcatccccggcaaatttgcaggaaatacttctggaaattcatgagcaactggtactgagtccatagaaggaacatccgcactaggatcgcgaatataagccaaataggctagacacactttctctaccatacgccgagctttcatataataaataaatctACTGGCAGagtgaccaggagttcctttccattCTAAGTGAGGTAACCccagcatagctagggtcactgtcttggcatgccaatccaatatatcatgataaggggacaaccaatccatacccaagatgacatcaaaatctgccatatcaagaagtaaaagatccacactagtctcaagattaccaatagtaaccacacaacaacgatagacatgatctaatATAACAGAATCTCTCACCGGCGTATATACACTCACAGaagtactcaaagaatcacaaggctcaaccaaatatgaagaaaaataggaggacacaaAGGAATAAGGATCTCTTGGattaaatagaactgaagcatctctttggaaaactgaaataatacctgtgatcacaacaccAGATGACTCGGACTCAAGCCTAGCTGGAAAAACATAAAAttggggctgagccccaccactctgaactgcgtctctaggatggcctctaactggctggcctccacctttaacagtctgacctctacctctaatgtcctgacctccacctctaaccgCCTGActcctacctctagctggctgagcaggagatgaagcaaccggtgccagtTTGATGGCACATGAATCCTGTCGAGATTTGTTACTCGCCAATGTAGGGCattacctcctgatgtgaccaatgttcccacactcataacacccatcctgatgccgtggctgctgaagctgaagctaacCCAAATGGGATggataaccgctgtagtaactctggagtgcggtgcactgataggagctggatGTGCACTGAATGTTGGCTGCccatagtaaggcataataggaccgtgactccctgaagcaccgtgagatacatgaagtgctgaatgaaacggtctgggaggatgatcCCTActaaaattacccctgcctccagaggaggcaccactgaaaccaccgaactaacgaggcctcttatcagacctctgccctctctcctgtgtaagaaccatctcgatcctcctcacgacattagcagccacctgaaaagcaatctcacttccggtctccttggccatctgaagcttgatagggtgagtgagtccctcaataaacctcctcctctctctctccccctctgtaggtagtaaaaggagagcatgacgggccaaatccataaaatggaactcatactgagtaataatcTTACTGCcttgctgtagacgctcaaattacttgcgaaattcctctctttgtgtgatagggaggaacttttccagaaatagttgagagaactgctcccaggtaagtgcaggtgatccaactggtctggtcaatttataatctctccaccacctcttggcggaacccgtcatctgaaatatagcaaaatcaaccccattggtctcaactatacccatgttccgcagcacctcgtggcagcgttcaagataatcctgtgggtcctcagaaggtgtgccattgaagtgaactggaaagagcttagtaaacttatccagtctcaataaagCCTCGAAAGACATGGTAGGCCTATCACCGTTCTATGccacaacaactggctgaactaccccaactggcgggggctgctagagcctgattctggggagctatctgctcaaGAGCGgaagtagtgggagtttgtgctcctcccccagcctgtgaaacGGATGGTGCCATTGGAAatataccattctgggccacaccatccataagactcaccaaacggactagagcgtcctgaagcactggagtagctatgaatccttcctgGACCTGAACTGGTCTAACTGGTACatcctgaactggaacctcctcccgaaggtccacctgaggtccTACAACAGGTGCAACTGCTCGAGCTATGGATTGAACTCTACCtcgacctctgcctcgacctctacccttgGCCATAGTtaccaccgggggttctggtccttgtccatcggtagatgtattacgtgttctcaccatctgcgagagaataaaagtagaatggttcaatcatcgatgatagaataaattcgtacgataaaataagaaagaagtgatgttgttcctaaacttcaaagcctctgagagataagtacagacgtttctgtatcgatccttcagactctactaagcttgctcgtgactcatgaaacctatgtaacctagtgctctgataccaactgttacgacccgaaattcccacctacggaccgtgatggcgtctaacatttcatttgctaggcaagccaacgttaaaataatattagccattttaaaataatttttaaatttattaataacaaagaaataaatgtggaagtaaagtttgaaatgtagtgaataatccataaaataacggtgtctaaataccatcccagaataggtgtcacaagtgcacgagcttctagaataatacaaataagggtctgaataaaataaatctgtctggaaataaacacacaactaaagtaaagtagacgaggacttcagaactgcggacgccgtgcagttatacctcaagtctcctctgagtagctgaaatctgagcaagtctatggtacgccgctgggaccaactccgaaatctgcacaagaagtgcagagtgtagtatcagtacaaccatcccatgtactggtaagtgctgagcctaacctcgatgaagtagtgatgaggctaaggcggttcacttacattaacctgtatgcaataatagtaacaacaacaaataatagaaataatcaggtaactcatttataataattgaagtcaactcaacagtcataaccaattatcatttccatcaatttccgttgcagcgtgcaacccgctctcacaatatttgcatattcaattctattgcggcgcgcaacccgctcctccaatatatttattttaatcaagtctgttgcgccgtgcaacccgatcccacaatatatatatatatatatatatatatatatatatcgacttttaaataagtttgttgcggcgtgcaccccaatcctccaatatggacttttaataagtctattgcggcatgcaacccgatcctccaatatgggcttttaataagtctattgcggcgtgcaacgcgatcctccaatatgaacttttaataagtctgttgcggcgtgcaacccgatccgccaatatgaacttttattaaatctgttgcgacgtgcaacccgatccttcaatatgttcttttaataagtctgttgcggcgtgtaacccgatcctccaatatatccatttcaatcaattctgttgcggcatgcaacccgctcctccaatatattcatttaccaattcttatagaagaaatttccttaataaatgcaacaattaatataaaattataagacaacaagcatacaataattatgaaacaaacaatgacaaatagcaaattattatgaaaatcagggagaaaataggatgtttaatatttaatatactaaatgtcaaataacaattaagacacataattcaaatagcatgtaacaattaatgcagaaattcaaggattagtatttgacaaagaatatgagagaaataattattatagtaattaattcatgatttaaaatgatctatgatttttcaagtaattatgcaaacaattaatttgacgacgtatagacactcgtcacctctcctatacgtcgttcacatgcatttcacataacaaatagtttaagggttctattccctcaagtcaaggttaaccacgacacttacctcgctttgcaaattccaatcaattactcgactacaacttttacttttaaatttgtctccaaaatcttcaaatctattcacaaacaattcgatatactcaatacgaatcataggaattaatttcatatgaatttactaatgtttcgaataaaaatccgaaatttatttaaatattcgacagtgagACCCATGTCTCAAATCTCAGAAatacttacgaaatccgaacacccattccgatacgagtccaaccatacaaaaattatccaattccgatatcaaacggaccttcaaatcttaaattttcatttttggaagattttataaacatctgatttttcttccctaaattcacggattcatgatgtaaatgagtatggaatcatgaaatataatcaatacaagatatagaacacttaccccaatgttttcacataaaaatcgccaataaatcgccttacccgagctcaaaaatggaaaagggttgaaaatgggacgaatcccatttttcagaacttaagttctgtttctggaaCTTTTACCCTTCCCGAACGCAGTCAATGCctagcgttcgcgaagcacaaattcctgCTGActaattttactcttcgcgaatgcaagggctacttcgcgaatgcgaagcttgcctggcttggccttcgcgaacgcgagatgcccttcgtgaatgcgaaggtaATTTTCCTGGCCAGCCCCTTTTCCTTCGCTAACGCAAGGCTTCGTTCGCAAAGCTTCACAcctcaacccttcgcgaacgcattcactatgtcgcgaacgcgaagcctaaaatgtgccagccccaatttgctcttcgcgttcacgagagagccttcgcgaacacgatgaagaacACACCAAAAGCCTGAAGTCtacagaaaaccagatttcctaagtccgaaatcaacCCGTagtctatccgaaactcacccgagccctcgtggctccaaaccaaagatgcacccaagtcctaaaacatcatacgaacttgctcgcgctaTCAAATtgcaaaataacacctagaactacgaatcaaatACCAACTCAAAGGAAATTTacaagaaaactttaaaattatattttcacaactggacgtccgaatcacgtcaaatcaactccgtttcatACCAAATTcagcatgcaagtcataaatattatatcgGACATATAcagggctccgaaaccaaaatacggacctagTGTCAATAagtccaacatcagtaatttcttaaaattcattaagttttcaagcttttattttttcataaaaattgCATATCTCAAGTtaggaacctcggaattcgattccgggcatacgcccaagtcccaaatcatgatatggACGTAGCAGAACTGTCAAAACAATGATACGagtccgtttgcttaaaatgttgaccaaagtcaactcagttgagttttaaagttctatttcacattttaattttccaaaatattatgcggactacgcacgcaagtcgaggaataataattagtgcttttagaggtcttagaatatagaattatttattagatttaaagatgacattttggatcatcacatcttcgactctgatttttgattgataccgattatgtacatcggtcCAGGTAACGACATGGTATTCTATCAGGCTTTGCTTTAACTGTTGCGAAGCCACCAAGATTCGAatgttgagtccttgggtgaaatcctgaacaacccaatcatcagcgactatcggcagatccattcgttccatttaaAAACCGGACACtaactccctgagcatctcgttctCCTTTTGTTtggctttgaaaaggtctgatttccagGTTACGACCTTGATGGAACTGTCACGTGCTTTTAgaaagagtctgcaagcataTAAAATGAGTCAATAAAATTAgcaggtaagttgtgataccatattatGGCTCTCTTCGACAGGGTCTCCCCAAACTTTTCAGCAAAATAGACTCGGTTTCGTCGTCTTCCAAGtagttccctttgatggcacatgtataagaggtTACATATTCGTTTGGATCggtatttcgggcatacaaaatttcttggggattggttttggggccgagcttggaggaaaagatttttgcacaaacttcttggaatccagtcccttcaatatcggtggtgctcctgggatttgatctacCCTAAAATTATAGGTTTCAACCTTTTTATCGTTCGcttgatcttcttttcccctgaCTCTATCCGCTTTGTCAACTCTttgagcatttttataatttcggGGTTAATCCCCGACTCTTGTTCATTTGAACTTACCACGACCGGTTCTATTCTACGAGTGActtcttggggggggggggggggggggaaggggaTCAGGTTCAACCCTACTCGGTGcttgggtttggctctgcaactgcaCTATCACTACCTGTTGAGAGCTTGCAGCATTTCGAAGACCATGCACAGGCTAATCCCGTCTTCTTTAGTGTTTTGTGTGTTTCAAGCTGCAGATCGGGCTCCACCACAGACTTGTTTTCAAGGTCGTTACGCAAGTTCGcttcgatggccacatgtgaagtTACATCAATTGGATCCATAGTCTGAATTCCAACGATATTAGCGTGTGGCCCCGCATTAGCGGGCACGTTATTGTTATTCTCGCCTTGATGACCGGTTTCGTTGTCGATATGTAGTGGTGCTAATGGAGAGTTTGTCATGTTttggcctgaaatcaaagatacttcaaagaaaaagtgtaaagtagtgtgtgttatgaagatttgtatcaaataaccactgttatccttatcCCCATGGTGGACGTCAAATTATTTACccaaaaaatcggataacaattgaatttatacgcggttatAAGGATACATGATCTAGTTTGATACAAAGTGAGAAATCAAGTTTAatatgaaataataaataaataaaaaatacaaaccATGCAGATTGAATAACTTAATTCTCGTAGGATTAACTTCCTTCGAATTTAGGAGAGATATTATTGGGGCCGTAATATTATTGAAGCTAAAACAATATGAACAAAGCTGAAAAAGATAGTATGTTGTTCTTTGAAGTATGTTACAATGTCCCTAATGAATTACTCCATTTCCTTTACATATACGGGGAGATGAAACCTTTAAGacattattttataagaaattaTGTAGACCGTTGCCTCCCTTTTTGACTTAATCCCGTAATCTCCGCCATAATGATTGGTCAATGGTGAGAATCACAGATACTTGTCGTGTGAGTTGGCAAAGCTTTTCTTCGAGGTCGTTAGAAGCGGGGTCGGTCATGCCCCCGATAAACTCGATGGCAAATCTGATGGTCTTGTTTGAACTTCGACCCTCGATATCGAGCTCAGTTACATCTGTAACTTCGATCTCTTACGTAGGTGTCGAGACTTGACCTATTGTTCCAGATGTCTCGATCAAGCATAGAGCTCGGTTCTACCCGTACACACTGTTACATAGATAAGCATAAATAAAATCTTTCTAACTAATTTGACTGCTGTAGATATGCCATCATCTTCAGCCTTTTGTATAAACTGATCTGAGACATATATTATCTTGTTTAAGCGTATGTTCAAAGGCAGAGCCATGATTTGAAGTTTGTGAATTCTGAAACTGCCACCGAACTCATAGCTCGTTTGGTTACTGGGTTcacaataaaatatttatacatatttaattgatttttaaaataaaacaggGTCTTAGCAAAGTTACCGGGTTCGTCCAAAACCATAAACAATACGCTACCTCCGCCCCTGTGTATGTCAACCTATTTTGAGTCACTACTTTGAATAAATGTTGCGTTAAGCTTCTTGCATATCTTGTTTGCTGTCATATCAGCTGGATGCTAAACTGCAGTAATGAGAAATAGGTTTTCCGGTTTATAGTTAAAGTAGGTTTTGCAATACTGCAGTGGATACTTCTGTTTGATTCAAGAGTCCATTAAATTGAGAAGAGTCAATACAGTAGCTTTAGATGCCTTCATACAATTATTTTCTTGTATTACTAACTTTCCACTTACAAGAAACAAAGGTTATTCTCCAGGAGGTTATACCAAGAAAATTTATATACCTGATTATGTGGGAAACTGGACAAAGAAAACAACAAAGGTAATAAGATCAAGGAAATTTAGCAATACAGATGTTAAACCTGAAAATGCAAAGAGATACTTTTTATTTATACGCCATTCAGTATCTGTGCACCCAAACTATGTGAAAACGagaattaacaacaacaacatatccggtataatcccacatagtgggATCTAGGGAGGACAGTATATACACAGACTTTATCCCTACTTTGTGaaaatagagaggttgtttcaatAGACACTCAGTTGAGGAATGAAAAACTAAAACCAGAGTTGCTTAAGATATTACTATAACGAAAACGGCTTGGTGTACACATCAAATGGCTCATTCGCAGTTAACTGGGGCTCCTGCAACCAAAAGGTAAAAGTATAAATTTTCTAGCAATCGATTAATTTTAATCTTCATCCTCTTTACACTTGAAAGAACAAATTCAATTTCTTTACCTGTCTTTCCCCACTGCCAAGGCTTCCTCCATTTATTAGCATTGTGAGAAGAGTTGTAACAATTTTTCCTCCTAAATCACTATCAGATCTGCGGATTGAAGTTCTCATTGCATTTAGAATACTTCCATATGTTGTTCCTTGTCCGCGTTCAATTGCTTGTATGAAAGAAAAAGTCATTGCACCAGTTGAAGTAACCTTGGACAAATTCTGTTTATCAATTATAAGTCATTTAATTAGCTTTGCTTAGGTTGATTAActctatttatttgaaagaaagatcAAAACATtagatgaaaaaaaaaagaagaattttaCTTCTGTTTCTTTAGAGTTTTGATGATCATCGCAACCACTGAAGGATATAACCTCTCCTCCATTTGTTCCTTTCCATGCTCCTGATAGAGGACGATGATCTTCCCATACATATCGTCCAGTTCTGCATCCATAAAATTCTCTTATATCAACTAACCGAAGGTAGAGTTAAATATGTTAGGATCGAAATAATCATGTGTCATGTGGAAGGTAGCAAATCATACCTTGAACGACAttaaatcagacaacaaaagagaaatataccaaaagagataaatatttaatgtggttcggtcaattgacctacgtccacagGCGGACATGAACAATccatataaaagagagtacaaaatatcgagagaataGCCTCACAAAGATGCAAACACAAGTGACAGTATAACACTTGTCTCACAAATTCTCTCCCTAAACAAGAGTCTCAAAACCTTTTGGGACTACATTATGGATGTTGCTGAATGAAAaaaggaaggatcctcaatttatagaagtccaaaccttttcctccaagaaaaaagactagccaaatttgagagatttataatttccttctagGAAAAGAAAAACCCTATTATAGTAAACATGTTGCCCTTTTAGGTTCTTCCTAAGatatgaaaatcaaatatgataagaaaatcaGCACAAATAACTAACAAAATACTACAAGACATTTGAGCATTAAGTTTCGTAGTTTTACAAACCTGCCCGTCCTACAAAGGAACGGCAAATCAAGCATAGTGCCACTGTGACAAGCATCTATTATGGCATGAAGCTTCGCACCAGGAGGAAGAGGTTTGACGAGTATTGCATTTAGTTCATCATCAACAATCTCTCCTTGTTTTTCATAATCCAATGGGCAAAGTGTTTCGTCGTAACCATCAATTTCATCTCCAGTGTCATTCTCTTGCTGTGAACCATGACCAGAAAAATGAAATACCAGAGAATCCCCTGCTTTAACTCCTTGCATAAGCCAGGACATTGCCTTTATTATATTATGTTTAGTTGGCATCCTCTTTTTATCTCTTTCTTCTTCTGTAAATATACTTCCAAGAAATGGAGATTTGAAGTTAGGACTGGTCATTTAGATACCAAAAATAACAAAGCTTAGAGAATAAAAACTTATATTCCAAAATATACTTTCTTATTGAAACTTAAAAGCATCTAAATTTCAATAACTTAGAAACACAACAGCGTGCCATCGCAATTAAGTGATAGAAGTTTATGTGAAAACACATATCACGCGTATAAGATTTGGCATAAATTGTTGGAAATAATCCTATATGTGGACTTAACATTAACTTTATTATTAGTTTTGTAAAACGGGCTAAACAAATATAGTTGGTGTATATGATTTAGGCCGCTTAACTAGTGAAAATAGCACGGATTACCCAGTTTTCagactgataattgaaaaatagccaacatttacaaaatcattgaaaaataaccattattttgctgcaacacggaaagttccaacataatatactagagatttgAGCATCTTTGTATAGATTTTCctgctggaccagtatattatgctgaaactctagtatattatattggaactctagtatattatgctagaactccagtatattatgctggaagttcacatgtaaaaaattcgaactcctgtatattatgctggaatattttccggattttgaatagtattttcgttcaatttattttcacatgaaaagtggctaaatttcgattacttttaaaactgtggctatttttcaaataccacttgtaaatctggatatttttgaatttcacctgCTTAACTATTGGATTCCTTGTTGGGCCTGAATCACTTCTTAtacgtaaaaatagcacgggctagccagttttcagactggtcattcaaaaatagccagcgtttgcaaagtcattgaaaaatagccactattttggtacaacatggaaagttccagcataatatactggagttcggtgcacctgtgtatgaacttccagcatattatgttggaactccaatacgggaaagtttcagcataatatactggaggttggagcatctgtgtatgaacttccagcatattatgctggaactccaacacgggaaaagtttcagcataatatactggaggttggagcacctgtgtatgaacttccagcatattatgctggaccgatatatt
The sequence above is drawn from the Nicotiana tabacum cultivar K326 chromosome 13, ASM71507v2, whole genome shotgun sequence genome and encodes:
- the LOC107806186 gene encoding metacaspase-1-like, with translation MLYVHGTEFALDEEKLGEILGDLVNGLACSDRELWEVNFAADTVANIRIAKPENRVVNHLLSPSYQHSLLITLLLTIFKKLNHRTILLNYIYQISFFFSLKMDCTNCHTTLQIPNGAQSIRCAVCHAVSRIGSRLQLLANKYHYPQLLSPFGRKRAVVIGIAYKNTDDELVGCINDAKCMKYLLVNRFNFPQDSILMLTEEERDKKRMPTKHNIIKAMSWLMQGVKAGDSLVFHFSGHGSQQENDTGDEIDGYDETLCPLDYEKQGEIVDDELNAILVKPLPPGAKLHAIIDACHSGTMLDLPFLCRTGRTGRYVWEDHRPLSGAWKGTNGGEVISFSGCDDHQNSKETENLSKVTSTGAMTFSFIQAIERGQGTTYGSILNAMRTSIRRSDSDLGGKIVTTLLTMLINGGSLGSGERQEPQLTANEPFDVYTKPFSL